One segment of Fibrobacter sp. DNA contains the following:
- a CDS encoding GTP-binding protein, which yields MKSVPITLLTGYLGAGKTTLLNYILNNQQGYHVAVIVNDIGEVNIDQTLIEKGGNITKEDSGKVVPLSNGCICCSLKADLLEQIAEILEMGKFDYILIEASGICEPVPIAQTICMAGSQLQGKNGQRLACHLDNIAAVVDALRLADEFGGGEKLLDKDLEEEDIANLLIQQIEFCNTVILNKVDMLSKGDLEHVKAVVKALQPTAKMIETNFGKVDMKEVLDTKLFDFEKVAESSRWAIELNKTDNDMDDDDHDEHEHHHHDHDDDHDHDEHEHHHHHDHDDHDEEDHSHCDHEHGVCHCGHHHDKDHPHGDEYGISTFVYERRPPVNRKKFEEFLDDYPSCIIRTKGLMWFSDEPTESYLFEQAGKQASAQNFGRWFAAESKAVQDQLLRENPQLKNIWDEKYGDRTNRLVFIGQHMDKKKIIAAMDNCLEKE from the coding sequence ATGAAATCAGTACCTATTACGCTGCTCACCGGTTACCTCGGAGCCGGAAAAACCACCCTTCTCAACTACATTCTCAACAACCAGCAGGGCTACCACGTGGCCGTTATCGTAAACGATATCGGCGAGGTGAACATTGACCAGACCCTCATCGAGAAAGGCGGAAACATCACCAAGGAAGATTCCGGAAAGGTAGTTCCCCTCAGCAACGGTTGCATCTGCTGCTCCCTGAAGGCTGATTTGCTGGAACAGATTGCCGAAATCCTGGAGATGGGCAAGTTCGACTACATACTGATTGAAGCCAGCGGCATCTGCGAGCCGGTACCTATCGCCCAGACCATCTGCATGGCCGGAAGCCAGCTGCAGGGCAAGAACGGCCAGCGTCTGGCCTGCCACCTGGACAACATCGCCGCCGTGGTGGACGCGCTCCGCCTGGCCGACGAGTTCGGCGGTGGCGAAAAGCTCCTGGACAAGGACCTGGAAGAAGAAGACATCGCAAACCTCTTAATCCAGCAGATCGAATTCTGCAATACGGTTATCCTGAACAAGGTGGACATGCTTTCCAAGGGCGACCTGGAACACGTGAAGGCCGTGGTGAAGGCCTTGCAGCCCACCGCCAAGATGATCGAGACCAACTTCGGCAAGGTGGACATGAAAGAAGTCCTGGACACCAAGCTGTTCGATTTCGAGAAGGTGGCGGAGTCCAGCCGTTGGGCCATCGAGCTTAACAAGACGGACAACGACATGGATGATGATGACCATGACGAGCATGAACATCATCATCACGATCACGATGATGACCACGATCATGACGAGCACGAGCATCACCACCATCACGATCACGATGACCACGATGAAGAAGATCACAGCCACTGCGACCACGAGCACGGGGTCTGCCACTGCGGTCATCACCACGACAAGGACCACCCGCACGGCGACGAATACGGCATCAGCACCTTTGTGTATGAGCGCCGCCCGCCTGTGAATCGCAAAAAGTTCGAAGAATTCCTGGACGACTATCCCAGCTGTATCATCCGTACCAAGGGACTCATGTGGTTCAGCGACGAACCGACAGAGAGCTACCTGTTCGAACAGGCGGGCAAGCAGGCTTCCGCCCAGAATTTCGGGCGCTGGTTCGCCGCCGAAAGCAAGGCCGTGCAAGACCAGCTACTGCGCGAAAACCCGCAGCTCAAGAACATCTGGGACGAAAAATACGGCGACCGCACCAACCGCCTGGTCTTTATCGGCCAGCACATGGACAAGAAAAAGATTATCGCCGCTATGGACAACTGCCTGGAAAAAGAATAG
- a CDS encoding Rrf2 family transcriptional regulator translates to MRISTKGRYALRVMIDLASRKEGEFVKLQDLSTHQQISEKYLEGILGTLVRGNFLEGARGKTGGYRLKCDPKKCSVWDILSQTETSVAPVACLDDKKNACKRAAICVTLPVWTELDRVIRDYLGSVRLDQLAKKTQKVRGTSGIGKDWNCEL, encoded by the coding sequence ATGCGCATTTCCACCAAGGGGCGGTACGCCTTGAGAGTCATGATAGACCTTGCCTCCCGCAAGGAGGGGGAATTCGTGAAACTCCAGGACCTTTCTACCCACCAGCAGATTTCCGAAAAGTACCTGGAAGGGATTCTCGGGACACTTGTCCGCGGGAATTTCCTGGAGGGTGCCCGCGGAAAAACTGGCGGATACAGGCTCAAATGCGACCCCAAGAAATGTAGCGTCTGGGATATACTCTCCCAGACGGAAACCTCTGTTGCACCCGTGGCTTGCCTTGACGACAAGAAGAACGCCTGCAAACGGGCCGCCATTTGCGTCACGCTCCCCGTGTGGACGGAACTGGACCGGGTCATCCGCGATTACCTGGGAAGCGTCAGGCTGGACCAGCTGGCAAAAAAGACCCAAAAAGTCCGCGGCACTTCGGGTATCGGAAAAGACTGGAACTGTGAACTTTAA
- a CDS encoding phosphoribosylaminoimidazolesuccinocarboxamide synthase yields the protein MSLKFETPITEVPLFHQGKVRDMYDLGDSFLMVASDRLSAFDVVLPTPIPGKGKILNQLSLFWFQHLGMKNHLITADVNEYPAVLKKHADYLRGRSMIVKKAHRHSVECIVRGYIVGSGWKDYQKTGKICGHVLPEGLQLCQKLEKPLYTPSTKPDVGHDENISFEQTFDIVGEKVATTLRDMSLDIYTKARDYAASKGIILADTKFEFGEIDGETILIDEVLTPDSSRYWPADKYQVGKNQESFDKQYVRDWLETLDWGKTYPGPEIPADVVKNTLAKYEEIFVRLTGKQPEL from the coding sequence ATGAGCTTAAAATTTGAAACCCCCATTACCGAAGTTCCGCTGTTCCACCAGGGCAAAGTACGCGACATGTACGACCTGGGCGACAGCTTCCTGATGGTCGCCAGCGACCGTCTTTCCGCTTTTGACGTGGTGCTCCCCACCCCGATCCCTGGTAAGGGCAAAATCCTGAACCAGCTTTCGCTGTTCTGGTTCCAGCACCTCGGCATGAAGAACCACCTCATCACCGCCGACGTGAACGAATACCCGGCCGTGCTCAAGAAGCACGCCGACTACCTCCGCGGCCGTTCCATGATCGTGAAAAAGGCCCACCGCCACTCCGTGGAATGCATCGTCCGCGGCTACATCGTGGGTTCTGGCTGGAAGGACTACCAGAAGACGGGCAAGATCTGCGGTCATGTTCTCCCGGAAGGCCTGCAGCTTTGCCAGAAGCTGGAAAAGCCGCTCTACACGCCGAGCACCAAGCCCGACGTTGGCCACGATGAAAACATCAGTTTCGAACAGACTTTCGACATCGTGGGCGAAAAGGTGGCAACCACACTCCGCGACATGTCTTTGGACATCTACACGAAGGCCCGCGATTACGCTGCAAGCAAGGGCATCATCCTCGCCGACACCAAGTTCGAATTCGGTGAAATCGATGGCGAAACCATCCTCATCGACGAAGTGCTCACGCCGGACTCCAGCCGCTACTGGCCGGCCGACAAGTATCAGGTGGGCAAGAACCAGGAAAGCTTCGACAAGCAGTACGTTCGCGACTGGCTCGAAACTCTCGACTGGGGCAAGACCTACCCGGGTCCGGAAATCCCTGCCGACGTGGTGAAGAACACGCTTGCCAAGTACGAAGAAATCTTCGTGCGCCTCACCGGCAAGCAGCCCGAACTGTAA
- a CDS encoding VanZ family protein, producing the protein MFESLFQKYPFFRAVPCILCMAIVFKLSSLTNEQLEDFPQIWDKLAHFLEYATLAGCYAMIWTRNEWSRRQWLRVLIVGVLALAYGCTDEYHQSFVEGRDCSAFDLVADLTGGLFGGIVYAIITRILNRFDPVDKKM; encoded by the coding sequence ATGTTCGAGTCCCTGTTCCAGAAATACCCGTTCTTTCGCGCTGTACCATGCATCCTCTGCATGGCGATTGTCTTCAAGCTGTCGTCCTTGACCAACGAACAGCTGGAAGATTTTCCACAGATTTGGGACAAACTGGCCCACTTTCTGGAATACGCCACCCTCGCGGGCTGTTACGCCATGATCTGGACGCGAAACGAGTGGTCTAGGCGGCAGTGGTTGCGGGTCTTGATTGTAGGTGTTCTCGCCTTGGCCTACGGCTGTACCGACGAATACCACCAGAGCTTTGTAGAAGGTCGGGACTGTAGCGCTTTTGACCTAGTGGCGGACTTGACAGGCGGCCTGTTCGGCGGAATCGTCTATGCCATCATCACGCGGATATTGAACCGCTTTGACCCGGTGGACAAAAAAATGTGA
- the murB gene encoding UDP-N-acetylmuramate dehydrogenase, whose protein sequence is MVILENEPMSVHTSFKVGGPARYFAKVSSIESLKNALSFAREKNLPHFILGNGTNLLVSDKGYDGVVISLAGDFSEIVDLGNGKFKVGAATPLGRFARHTLKQGYAGIHKLAGIPGTLGGAAYMNAGAYGQEIGQACTGVTVLDAVGNIRELSADECGFGYRRSIFNDGNNGAGDDNGKIILAATFQLQSASSQGLTAADLEAELAECMAKRKATQPLNMPNAGSTFKRLDKGAAETPTQIAPGYYIEQAGLKGYRIGSAEVSTLHANFIVNAGGATAQDIKSLSEYVQNKVSEKFRIELKREIILLGEF, encoded by the coding sequence ATGGTTATCCTAGAAAACGAGCCGATGAGCGTGCACACCTCCTTCAAGGTGGGCGGCCCTGCGCGGTATTTTGCCAAGGTGAGCTCCATAGAAAGCCTGAAAAACGCGCTTTCATTTGCTCGGGAAAAGAATCTCCCACATTTTATTTTGGGTAACGGGACCAACCTGTTGGTCTCGGACAAGGGCTACGACGGCGTGGTCATCTCCCTCGCCGGAGATTTTTCGGAAATCGTGGACCTTGGGAACGGCAAGTTCAAGGTAGGTGCGGCAACACCCCTAGGCAGGTTTGCAAGGCACACCCTCAAGCAGGGCTACGCCGGTATACACAAACTGGCCGGAATCCCCGGGACCTTGGGCGGGGCGGCGTACATGAACGCAGGCGCCTACGGCCAAGAAATCGGACAAGCCTGCACCGGCGTGACGGTCCTTGATGCTGTCGGAAACATCCGTGAGCTGTCCGCTGACGAATGCGGTTTCGGCTACAGACGGAGTATTTTCAATGACGGCAACAATGGCGCCGGGGATGACAATGGAAAAATCATTCTCGCGGCTACGTTCCAGTTGCAAAGCGCAAGTTCGCAGGGATTGACCGCCGCCGACCTGGAAGCGGAACTGGCCGAGTGCATGGCCAAACGCAAGGCCACGCAACCCCTGAACATGCCCAACGCAGGCTCCACCTTCAAGCGGCTTGACAAGGGAGCGGCCGAAACGCCCACGCAAATCGCCCCCGGCTACTACATCGAACAGGCGGGGCTCAAGGGCTATCGCATAGGTAGCGCCGAAGTGAGCACGCTACACGCCAATTTCATCGTGAATGCAGGCGGCGCAACCGCCCAAGACATCAAGAGCCTCAGCGAGTACGTACAAAATAAAGTTTCCGAAAAATTCAGGATTGAACTGAAACGGGAGATTATTCTGCTGGGAGAATTCTAG
- a CDS encoding toprim domain-containing protein, which translates to MTDEELKQFKSSLSITAVARSLGIDVVRGKCRCAFASRHAHGDRTPSVSISEERGYFRCWVCDDVRGDVISLVQKYKGCSFMEALNYLRETFPFLAPAGKSTSAGKPVVGTHHNGAAQAPQEIYATEPMPMPEPAPAEELVSEDERKKIILNFLKMLSPVDGTQAAAWLMGRRIFKPVWDKMLLRTIKDYGQLNNALKDTYSMDVLQYVGLFNEKGNLKFYKHPLIFPYLDTQRRAFYFQSRALESSVVPKEMNLRGTVPYPYNMAALDEKPGWIYLCEGVVDTLTFLGRKIDAVGIPGVRSFKVEWLPLFKNKNVVLCMDKDNAGREATKYLQEVFSNAGIRTIVLGEGTEHLDSSIKEGEDVNDWFGGKH; encoded by the coding sequence ATGACCGACGAAGAGCTGAAACAGTTCAAGTCCTCCCTGTCCATTACGGCGGTGGCCCGTTCCCTGGGCATAGATGTTGTCCGGGGCAAGTGCCGCTGTGCCTTTGCGAGCCGTCATGCCCATGGCGACAGGACTCCGTCGGTTTCCATTTCCGAGGAGAGGGGCTATTTCCGCTGCTGGGTCTGCGACGACGTGCGGGGCGACGTGATTTCCCTGGTGCAAAAGTACAAGGGTTGCTCTTTTATGGAGGCCCTGAATTACCTTCGCGAAACTTTTCCGTTTTTGGCCCCTGCGGGCAAGTCCACCTCGGCAGGCAAGCCTGTTGTGGGCACCCATCATAATGGTGCCGCACAGGCTCCCCAGGAAATCTACGCTACGGAGCCTATGCCCATGCCGGAACCGGCACCGGCAGAGGAATTGGTCAGCGAAGACGAACGCAAAAAGATCATTTTGAATTTTTTGAAGATGCTTTCGCCGGTAGACGGAACCCAGGCCGCCGCTTGGCTTATGGGGCGTCGCATCTTTAAGCCCGTGTGGGATAAGATGCTTCTTAGGACCATCAAGGACTACGGTCAGCTGAACAATGCCCTCAAGGACACCTACAGCATGGATGTCTTGCAGTACGTGGGCCTGTTCAACGAGAAGGGAAACCTGAAGTTTTACAAGCACCCGCTGATATTTCCGTACCTGGACACCCAGCGCAGGGCTTTTTATTTCCAGTCCCGGGCGCTGGAAAGTTCCGTAGTGCCCAAGGAGATGAACCTGCGGGGCACGGTGCCTTACCCGTACAACATGGCGGCCCTGGACGAGAAACCGGGCTGGATTTACCTGTGCGAGGGAGTGGTGGACACCCTTACCTTTTTAGGCCGTAAAATCGATGCGGTGGGCATACCCGGCGTGCGCAGTTTCAAGGTGGAGTGGCTGCCCCTGTTCAAGAACAAGAACGTGGTGTTGTGCATGGACAAGGACAACGCCGGTCGCGAGGCCACCAAGTACCTGCAAGAGGTGTTCAGCAATGCGGGAATCCGCACCATCGTGCTGGGGGAGGGCACGGAACATCTGGATTCTTCTATAAAGGAAGGCGAAGATGTGAACGACTGGTTTGGCGGGAAGCACTGA
- the mtgA gene encoding monofunctional biosynthetic peptidoglycan transglycosylase, producing the protein MKKIKDIIEIIRGNLVFKIFKGIYGFINFLLRCVLLILIIYSAVFSIVASVALYKAFIYGYNLYDGVESLKDTQPEMSRYMQALVDSNPTVKIKHTYVPLDSISPYLQKAVIASEDAGFYFHPGFDVNAIAEALNANKMSGKTKFGGSTITQQLAKNLFLSGERSWERKFKELAYALLMEHELGKDRILELYLNYAQWGKDIFGCQAACSTYYKKSCSKLSVDQAINLAAMLASPGKHHPNMRESQFMAKRRAVIYQNMFPKKDSLLVDSLRQLMAPPPAAAPAATAAEPVAAPVAPAAPEVVESPAPAEPSAPENPE; encoded by the coding sequence ATGAAAAAAATTAAGGACATCATCGAGATAATCAGGGGCAACCTGGTTTTCAAGATTTTCAAGGGAATTTACGGGTTCATCAACTTCTTGTTGAGGTGCGTTCTCCTGATTCTCATCATCTATTCGGCGGTGTTCAGTATCGTGGCCTCCGTGGCCCTGTACAAGGCCTTTATTTACGGATATAACTTGTACGACGGCGTGGAGTCCCTGAAGGATACCCAGCCCGAGATGAGCCGCTACATGCAGGCACTGGTGGATTCCAATCCGACGGTGAAAATCAAGCATACCTATGTGCCCCTGGATTCAATCAGCCCCTATTTGCAGAAGGCGGTGATTGCCAGCGAAGACGCCGGTTTCTATTTCCACCCGGGCTTTGACGTGAACGCCATCGCCGAGGCGTTGAACGCCAACAAGATGTCCGGCAAGACCAAGTTTGGTGGGTCCACTATCACGCAACAGCTGGCCAAGAACCTGTTCTTGAGCGGGGAACGCTCTTGGGAGCGGAAGTTCAAGGAGCTGGCCTATGCGCTTTTGATGGAACACGAGTTGGGGAAGGACCGTATTCTGGAACTGTACCTGAACTACGCCCAGTGGGGCAAGGATATTTTCGGATGCCAGGCGGCCTGCTCCACCTATTATAAGAAGAGTTGCAGCAAGCTTAGCGTGGACCAGGCCATCAATCTGGCGGCCATGCTGGCAAGCCCCGGCAAGCATCATCCTAACATGCGGGAAAGCCAGTTCATGGCCAAGCGCCGGGCGGTCATCTACCAGAACATGTTCCCCAAGAAGGACAGCCTGCTGGTGGATTCCTTAAGGCAGTTGATGGCGCCGCCTCCTGCTGCGGCTCCGGCGGCGACAGCGGCTGAACCTGTGGCGGCGCCCGTCGCTCCTGCTGCGCCAGAGGTTGTCGAAAGCCCCGCACCTGCGGAGCCTTCAGCTCCCGAGAACCCGGAGTAA
- a CDS encoding type II/IV secretion system protein, producing MNFTDAWCKVHLTTPLPCPAGKNPAALYLGMANIHDEMLLERIRFMHGGPVVPCPMTEAEVLRTIRTNFASEAEALQESKANSWESEPVINLVDCLMDKALEQNASDIHLEPTEKELKVRFRIDGLLQFHRSLPPWLKDPVLVRLKLLAQVDITDKRIPHDGSFKFQGVSGTVRVRLSTLPVQHGETCVLRLLPAKDEGGTLGDLEFSPKILAELRRIFAMPQGLFLITGPTGSGKTTTLYAGLREIIQKKINVTTIEDPVEYSLAGANQVQVNEKCGFTFAAALRSILRQDPDVILVGEIRDEETARIALRAAETGHLVLATLHTNSAKGAFARLQDLGISQASLQDSLLGVMAQRLLRKKTGGRIAALELLGSDNAYTDGTLQEYASRLVQNGLVKKEELLRVLGS from the coding sequence ATGAATTTTACTGACGCCTGGTGCAAAGTACACTTGACCACTCCCCTTCCCTGCCCTGCGGGCAAAAACCCAGCCGCCCTGTACCTGGGCATGGCAAACATCCACGACGAAATGCTGTTGGAGCGCATCCGCTTTATGCACGGCGGGCCCGTTGTCCCCTGCCCCATGACCGAAGCCGAAGTGCTCCGGACCATACGGACGAACTTCGCAAGCGAAGCGGAAGCCCTGCAAGAAAGCAAGGCCAACTCCTGGGAATCGGAGCCGGTCATCAACCTGGTGGATTGCCTTATGGACAAGGCCCTGGAGCAAAACGCCAGCGACATCCACCTGGAACCCACCGAAAAGGAACTGAAGGTGCGCTTCCGCATCGACGGACTTTTGCAATTCCACAGAAGCCTGCCCCCATGGTTAAAGGACCCAGTCCTTGTGCGGCTGAAGCTCCTGGCCCAAGTGGACATCACAGACAAGCGAATTCCCCATGACGGGAGTTTCAAGTTCCAGGGCGTATCGGGAACGGTGCGGGTCCGGCTCAGCACCCTGCCGGTACAGCACGGCGAAACCTGCGTACTGCGGCTTTTACCCGCCAAGGACGAAGGCGGCACCCTCGGCGACCTGGAATTCAGCCCAAAAATCCTTGCAGAACTCCGGCGCATCTTCGCCATGCCTCAGGGGCTGTTCCTGATAACAGGCCCCACCGGCAGCGGCAAGACTACCACGCTGTACGCGGGCCTACGGGAAATCATCCAGAAAAAGATAAACGTCACCACCATCGAAGACCCGGTGGAATACAGCCTTGCCGGGGCAAACCAAGTGCAGGTCAACGAAAAATGCGGGTTTACCTTCGCCGCAGCGCTCCGCTCCATACTCCGGCAAGATCCCGACGTGATTCTGGTAGGCGAAATCCGGGACGAAGAAACCGCCCGTATTGCGCTCCGCGCCGCAGAAACGGGCCACCTGGTGCTTGCGACGTTACACACCAACAGTGCAAAGGGAGCCTTTGCACGACTCCAGGACCTGGGAATTTCCCAAGCATCACTGCAAGATTCCCTGCTGGGGGTAATGGCCCAGAGGCTTTTGCGGAAAAAGACCGGCGGCCGCATCGCCGCACTGGAACTGCTAGGGTCCGACAACGCCTACACCGACGGAACGCTGCAGGAATACGCCAGCAGACTTGTCCAAAACGGCCTTGTCAAAAAAGAGGAATTACTCCGGGTTCTCGGGAGCTGA
- a CDS encoding efflux RND transporter permease subunit, with the protein MIKASIYKPITMLMVILTVVVFGLYTYSMMVVDLMPKFEVPVVTATMVYAGANPEEIETTVIKPVEEQVELVDGIDYVQSICLENYGIIVAMFNMGVNVDVAANDVRSKVELASANFPDAVEAPIISKVDINGAAIMAISFTGPLNSTELLQMVEDEIEPLFTSVSGVASVDVFGGTTRQISIELDKDKMKDRGVDISTIMGMYGQSNLNYPVGEVIGKHKNTSVRTAGKFQNLDEMRNMDVPTANGVIKLSEIAKVKDTIETVTSISRFNGTSSVTLDIKKRSDANVVDVSKGVIKRMNAINKSLPEGFELHLVYDKSEAVNEAIDNVIQNVIIAIFLTAGLLLLFLGKFSTMFIAALTMPTSVIGAFTLMYFAGFGINMMSLMALSSSVGLLVTNAIVVLENINVKLNEGLDPKEAAYKGTSEIMVAIMASTLTNVCVFVPIAFMKSIAGIFFRTFGLTMVFATMVSLLATFTLTPLLAAYLFKGKKKDENGNIIEEKPSIIGRVLGLFPHALNVVRDIYLKTLSFCLSIPGVIFQVLALVAMVLFVGYMAATHMTVELMPKQDQGMISIKLEMPVGTNVETTDSIAQIIEERVKGIPEIVHYSVNVGGTSSNGGAVNQANMRIKLLKDWEGRTRSTDQIVDSLRPYLADIPDAYIAIKSTSASEMNNNSAGDVVLEVNGLKKDSVIKASELIMDRVKETIAGVVDVKTSYEAGKPEIRLIPNRQALADYGVTLQSLATMNYIAVSGYEAGQYTEDGEEYDVYVRMQEKNRKSHADIEDLPMKTPKGFVSVSDLFKVEDGAGPTRIDRKRKMTRVDVSMNLLPGHTTGEVMGNLGKLTASMKDELPEGVSFSFGAQADMQEDMVNEFKTAIIMAILLTYILLVALLESFAQPFIIMTTIPMGAIGVFLALIFTGKALSMIALMAIVMLIGVVVNNAILLLDEANRLLRSGSMGRRSAIMTAGKTKFQPIALATFASVVAQMPLALAFGGNVAAMTQPMGIASVGGLIVSAILTMYLVPTFFWLPNALFHKAKKKASNLKGKFNKAKA; encoded by the coding sequence ATGATCAAGGCCAGTATTTATAAACCGATTACCATGCTCATGGTCATCTTGACCGTGGTGGTTTTCGGTCTGTACACCTACTCCATGATGGTCGTGGACCTGATGCCGAAATTCGAAGTTCCTGTGGTGACGGCAACCATGGTCTATGCAGGTGCAAACCCCGAAGAAATCGAAACCACTGTCATCAAGCCTGTAGAAGAACAGGTAGAACTGGTGGACGGTATCGACTACGTGCAGTCTATCTGCCTCGAGAACTACGGCATTATCGTTGCCATGTTCAACATGGGCGTCAACGTGGATGTAGCAGCAAACGACGTACGTTCCAAGGTGGAACTGGCATCCGCCAACTTCCCGGATGCCGTAGAAGCCCCCATCATTTCTAAGGTGGACATCAATGGTGCAGCCATCATGGCCATTTCCTTTACGGGCCCGCTGAACTCCACGGAACTCCTCCAGATGGTGGAAGACGAAATCGAACCCCTGTTCACCTCCGTTTCGGGCGTGGCCAGCGTGGATGTTTTCGGTGGTACCACCCGCCAGATTTCTATCGAGCTGGACAAGGACAAGATGAAGGACCGTGGCGTAGACATTTCCACCATCATGGGAATGTACGGTCAGTCCAACCTGAACTACCCAGTGGGCGAAGTTATCGGCAAGCACAAGAACACCTCCGTGCGTACAGCGGGCAAGTTCCAGAACCTGGACGAAATGCGCAACATGGACGTACCTACGGCCAACGGCGTTATCAAGCTTTCCGAAATCGCAAAGGTCAAGGACACGATCGAGACAGTCACTTCTATTTCACGTTTCAACGGTACAAGTTCCGTCACCCTCGATATCAAGAAACGTTCCGACGCTAACGTGGTGGATGTTTCCAAGGGCGTTATCAAGCGCATGAACGCCATCAACAAGAGCCTCCCCGAAGGTTTCGAGCTCCACCTGGTGTACGACAAGTCCGAAGCGGTGAACGAAGCCATCGACAACGTGATCCAGAACGTGATTATCGCCATCTTCTTGACCGCAGGCCTTTTGCTTCTGTTCCTCGGCAAGTTCTCCACAATGTTCATTGCGGCCCTCACCATGCCCACCTCTGTGATTGGCGCCTTTACCCTTATGTACTTTGCGGGTTTCGGCATCAACATGATGTCCCTGATGGCATTATCGTCGTCGGTGGGCTTGTTGGTGACCAACGCTATCGTGGTGCTTGAAAATATCAACGTAAAACTGAACGAGGGCCTGGACCCGAAAGAAGCAGCCTATAAAGGGACCTCTGAAATCATGGTGGCCATCATGGCATCGACACTTACCAACGTGTGCGTGTTCGTGCCTATCGCCTTCATGAAATCCATCGCCGGTATTTTCTTCCGTACCTTCGGCCTTACCATGGTGTTTGCCACAATGGTGTCCCTGCTCGCCACCTTCACCCTGACCCCGCTTTTAGCAGCCTACCTGTTCAAGGGTAAAAAGAAAGACGAAAACGGGAACATCATCGAGGAAAAGCCCTCCATCATTGGGCGCGTTCTCGGTCTGTTCCCCCATGCACTCAATGTCGTCCGCGATATTTACCTGAAGACCCTCTCGTTCTGCCTGTCCATTCCCGGTGTTATTTTCCAGGTGCTGGCACTTGTGGCCATGGTCTTGTTCGTAGGTTACATGGCAGCGACCCACATGACCGTGGAACTGATGCCCAAGCAGGACCAGGGCATGATTAGCATCAAGCTGGAAATGCCCGTGGGTACGAATGTGGAGACCACCGACAGTATTGCCCAGATTATCGAAGAACGCGTAAAGGGCATTCCAGAAATCGTACACTACAGCGTGAACGTAGGCGGTACCAGCAGCAACGGCGGCGCCGTAAACCAGGCCAACATGCGTATCAAGCTCTTGAAGGACTGGGAAGGCCGCACCAGGAGCACCGACCAGATTGTGGACTCCCTGCGCCCCTACCTGGCCGACATCCCCGACGCCTATATCGCCATCAAGTCCACATCCGCCTCCGAAATGAACAACAACAGCGCAGGCGACGTGGTGCTCGAAGTGAACGGTCTCAAGAAGGATTCCGTCATCAAGGCATCGGAACTCATTATGGACCGGGTCAAGGAGACCATTGCCGGCGTTGTGGATGTAAAGACCAGCTACGAAGCGGGTAAGCCCGAAATCCGGCTGATACCTAACAGGCAGGCCCTGGCCGACTACGGCGTGACCCTGCAGTCCCTTGCCACCATGAACTATATCGCCGTAAGCGGTTACGAGGCGGGGCAGTACACCGAAGACGGCGAGGAATACGACGTGTATGTGCGCATGCAGGAGAAAAACCGCAAGAGCCACGCCGATATCGAAGACCTGCCCATGAAAACTCCCAAGGGATTTGTATCTGTCAGTGACTTGTTCAAAGTAGAGGACGGCGCAGGCCCCACCCGCATTGACCGCAAGCGCAAGATGACCCGCGTGGACGTTTCCATGAACCTGTTGCCAGGCCACACCACCGGTGAAGTCATGGGTAACCTGGGCAAGCTAACCGCCAGCATGAAGGACGAACTCCCCGAAGGTGTTTCTTTCAGTTTCGGTGCCCAGGCCGACATGCAGGAAGACATGGTGAACGAATTCAAGACCGCCATCATCATGGCTATTCTCCTCACCTACATCTTGCTGGTTGCCCTGCTGGAAAGCTTTGCACAGCCCTTTATCATCATGACCACCATCCCCATGGGTGCCATTGGCGTGTTCCTCGCCCTCATATTCACCGGCAAGGCACTCTCCATGATTGCCCTCATGGCTATCGTGATGCTTATCGGTGTGGTGGTGAACAACGCTATCCTATTGCTTGACGAAGCCAACAGACTGTTGCGAAGCGGTTCCATGGGGCGTCGCTCTGCCATCATGACGGCGGGCAAGACCAAGTTCCAGCCCATCGCCCTTGCCACCTTCGCCTCTGTGGTGGCCCAGATGCCGCTAGCCCTGGCCTTTGGCGGTAACGTGGCCGCCATGACCCAGCCTATGGGTATCGCATCCGTGGGTGGCCTGATTGTATCTGCCATCCTCACCATGTACCTGGTGCCCACATTCTTCTGGCTACCCAACGCCCTGTTCCACAAGGCTAAGAAAAAAGCCAGCAACCTGAAGGGCAAATTCAACAAGGCGAAAGCGTAA